AACCTATTTGGATTTGGAACAGAGGAAGCTGATCTCTTCAACAAGGGAAGCAAACTCTTCCTATTAATAAGAGCAATAGAGCATCGATCAGTAACATATGTATACCTCACAATTTCTGTGGCATGATCCTTTGCCGCTTTGGCAAGTTGTTGCTCGCTCAAACTGAGACGCCGAACTTTTTCTGGATCACTCTTCAAGGCATCAGCTAGAGAGTCTTTTGGCTTCCCTGCTCTGATAGTAATAAGGTGTTTATACTGTGGAGCTATATGGGGCTGCAGTTTTTGTTCTTCCTCATCATCAACGTCGTCGTTCTCGTCGTCCTGCCACGATTGTTGATTGTATAGGTCGGGTCGAAAGTACAAATTAACGTACTAGCAGCCTAGGTAGGTCTTGAATTGAAGGCAATACCTTTTCAGCAGACTGGATCTCGGTCCGAAAATCTGGTACTTCTTTTCCCCACACCGCGTCATCACCGGTTCCTTTGCCAAGATGGAGGTCAGCATCACCCTCCTTCGTGGAGTCACTAAGCTTGGTTTCGAGGTACTCCTTGGGGGGCTTTGTTGAGAGGAGGACACGTCCTTTGAGTTGTTCAGGTGATGGTAATTCTTTGAGCTCATGGGTGTCGTCTGGCGGGTAGTACAGTATGTTGCCAAATACTTCAACAACCATCTGGTGGCGGAAAGCACATGTTGTTATGTTAGAGAAGTGTGCATGTTAATAAGTCAAGGAAGAGAGCAACAGAAATACCTTGGCAACTTTCTCCTGGAGTTGAGAGGGGAGGTGGTCTTCAAGTGTTATGATGACAGGATAGGGAGATGCAACAAAGGCGTGTTTCTTGATGGATCTCAGGCATTTGATGAGAGAAACTGGGGTTGTCAGTGTCCTGTAAGTTTTTATATAGAAGAAATCAAACTCAAATGAGTAATACTGGCAATGCAAATATGCAATGCTCCCCCGGCCGGAGAGGATATATACTCGCTATAACCATTTTTATACATTCAGTCTACTCACCTGAAGTCGGATTAAAAGATTTCGTTGCTGAAGAGATGAAATAGAATCAAGGGctatatttttttttcttttatcaGAGGTCATCATCAGAAGAATTAAGCCAAAaattaagaaaaataaaaacgcTTTCATATTACCTGCCGTGCACGATGTTGATGTCGTCAATGGTTGAATTTGGCCACATGTCGAGCTCGATGACCCTGACCCCTCTCTCCAGTGCCATGATGATGGGGGTATCGCTGCAGTCGCTGCTGAGCTGGTTGCCGGTGAGGTAGGAGTTGTGTCCGGTGTAGATGAAGTAGTGGGAGAGCGGGCGCGTCATGTCGTGGTGCACCTGCGGGTGACGGATGGGCGGGTTGAGGTCGTGCGAGAAGAGGTAGCGGTGGAAGTCGTCGAGCGAGAGGAGCGGGCGGGCGAGGCGCGGGACGCGGGCACGGCCCTGGACGATCTGCTCCAGCAGCCGCTCCACCTCGGCCTCCTCCTGGCCCGTGGCCACCAGGTAGCGTCGCAGATCGTCGGCGCCCATGTGGGGTCCCCCGCCGGCGTGGACGGAGAAAAGGGCGCGGACGTCCTCGGGCGGCGGCGCGTCGCGGGTGTGGAACCGGCGCTTGAAGATGAAGCAGCACTTGTACGTGGTGCCCATGGTGtttgcgggcgggcgggcgggcagtTGTGGAGGCGCGAgaagggaagggaagggaagggagGAGGGTGAAGAGAGACAGACAGACTGCTACGCCGAGGGCCCGAGAGAGAGACTGCTACACCGCTGCCGTGCCGGGACCAGATGAGGAGGAGGTTTCACGGTATACTCTACTCCTACCAAGTGTATATAAAAATGTTGTGTCGGCAGCCACGTATGTTCGGTCTACATCATGCCCAAGGGGTGGGGAAAAAACCTGATATGCGTTACCCGGATCCGAACTATCGAACCATATACTCGAATCTAAACTAACCAACTCATATCCAACCTACCCGAAATTGAATTACTCTAAAAACTCAAAATTATATCACGAAAATCGGGTAATATATCGTGGTACCCGAATTACTCGAAACTATATGTTATTTATGATGTATAGTGTATACTCTTGtggctagggatgaaaacggtagggatgaaaacgagaCGAATACAGCCGGATATAGGGTCATCACGTATCCTAGTctaatgtatttctctcggatacgACACCAGATACGAGTAGTTAAGATTCAGGACGGATACAGGACGGGACCGAGTAATAATCCGGacgggtaagaaacggataacggatactactcgggtaggtatcggataattgtcgggtagttcgtccgataatattaattgtccaaccatccataagttaagcaatacataatcattTTTCGCACAATATTAATTGTCGGATGTTATATATGGACATATATTGTGTCTCCgtaaaatttcatgattttttaaggatatttatgtattattaatttcttatcatagaaaatcatcaaaatacaattaaatccttAAAATATTGTAGTATCGACTGAAAAatacaaataagttaccaatactaataaatagtctataAAAAGATAACATTAAGTTCCTACGTAGAGATAACCTTAAGCccccacataaaaatgataaagtctattaaTTTAATATAAATTTGGACATTATTTCATTGATTTTGGTCTAaaagatatgtttaaacaaaaaattgatgaattacaaagttatagatctcttcaagctctacaatttttatataaactttatcttcatccaatttcatatgtaaaagttatgattttataactatattatgttgaaaaagaaaaaaacgGGTACCTATCCGACCCGAATATCTGGGTATTTTCCGGGTAGTGCTCGCtctgtatccgacccgaatctGAAGCTACAGtatccgggtattacccgtatccgtccTGAATATAAAACTACCTGGATCCGTATAAAAAAACGGGTATTTGTACTACCCGTATCCGATATCCGACGGGTATACccgacccgttttcacccctacttGTGGCTTAGTCCCTTTATATGAACTCTTTAATGTCCTAAGCTGTGATATCTAATTATTAAGTTTGTTTGTGTGGACTTTTATTAGTTCGAGTTCTAGTTCAATCATTTATGTTTTCATTGTACTAGACTGCTAGTTTTGTTCTCTATCCAAGTACTATGTAACGTGGCACTGCTAATTTAATTTGTAATGTGTCAACTATGAAGATGAGATACTTGTGCAATTAGGATGGTCTATTGATGTTACTGCCATGATATTATGTTGAACCTACTAATATATTGCACATGATGAATTTTGATCGACTAAATCGGGATTACACGAACATGAATTTTTAGGTATCTAGATTTTAGGTTACGTTATTTCGGTACGTAGCagttttcaaaactcaaaaattGAAAGAAAAAAAACTAGTTATAACACTCTGAAtttagggtataaaatttcttttctaatatctaccaaattcaggtgttacctcttatCTCTTTTGCTTTCACTCCTTTATTTCTATTTCAAGGTAATAGAGAGATCTGTTTTGAATTCGTCTATCACGAATACTGTAATGAAGTCGTGTGATGTTGCACCACCGTGAAATGCATATTTTATTTTTGCTTGCTGCATACATTTGAAATGCATTATtattgttttgagtttgctctCGAGTTTGGAAAGTAGATAGAAAAGAATAAGCAAAATATAGAAAAAAAGAGAGGAGAAAGCAGGGAAATAGGAAAAGAGTCCAGCGCCCCCTCTTGGCGCCCAAGCCACCTTCCCACTCccgaccctctctctctctctcactccacGCCACCTCGGCCTGCCGCGCGACTGGGCCACGTCCCTCCCTGCCCCATCCCGTGAGAGCGCCCCCTCCCGCGGCCCACGCGCAAGTGCGGCGCGCGGCGCCCGACCAGACATCGTCGTTTGGCCAGCAGGCCCCGCACGTCAAGGGCTTCTTCCCTCAACTACCACCCCGCTCCCATGGCCTACGAAAGCAGCGCCCTCACCCACGTCACCCGCCCAATCCGAAACCGCCCGACCAAGTGGTTTGAAGCCCCGGAACCCCCCCTCTCCCCCAATCCCTCACATTTGCATCCGAACGCGCTTGTGCTCGCACCCTGAAACCGCCGCCGTCCACGCCGTCCGTGTCGACCTTTGCCGCATTCGAACCTCGCCGCCGCCGAGGTGAGCTCGCCCTCATTCCCCCCTCTCATCCTCGCCGCTTGCCGTGTCGCCATGGCACCCACCCGCCATGGCTGAGGCTTAGGCAAGCCGATCTGTTCGCCCTCCTCTTCTCTCCCCTACCCCTGCCCGGcgtgcccgcccccggctcgtAGCCGTGCCATCGCACTCGCTGTCAAAGTTTGTTTTACGCACAATCTTGTCCCCGTGCCTCCCCTAGCATCACCCTCCCTAGCCCCGATGTAGCCACCATGGCTGGCGTTCGCCACAGTTAGAGCGGCCAACGGCCCCCACAGCCGGCATCTCGCGCAGCAgcaatgaaagggaattaggcttacacctagttcctaattaattttggtggttgaattgcccaacacaaatattggactgactagtttgctctaagtgtataagttgtacaggtgcaaaaggttcacatctagccaataaaaagatcaaatgttggattcaataaaggagcaaaggggcaaccgagggtacccctggtctggcgcaccggactgtccggtgtgccaccggacagtaaacagtacctgtccggtgcaccaggggactcagactcaaactcttcgccttcgggaattctcggaagccggcgcgctataattcaccggactgtccggtgtgcaccggacatgtccggtgctccaaggaagctcggcctcctgaactcgccagcctcgggttcgcgcggcagccgctccgctataattcaccggactgtccggtgtacaccggactgtccggtgaaccacggagcaacggctacttccgcgccaacggtcacctgcaagcgcatttaatgcgcgctctgcgcgcgcagttggcaggcgcgcccataccgttgcaccggacaatgaacagttcatgtccggtgtacaccggacatcctggcgggtccacatgtcagagctccaacggtcagaatccaacggcaacgatgacgtggcagggggcaccggactgtccggtgtgcaccggactgtccggtgcgccatcgaacagagagctcccagcaacggccacatttggtggttggggctataaataccccaaccaccccacattcattgccatccaagttttccacttctcaactactacaagagctctaggcattcaattctagacacattcaaagagatcaaatcctctccaattccacacaaaaccctagtgactagtgagagtgatttgccgtgttcatttgagctcttgcgcttggattgcttcttttctttctcacttgttcttgcgatcaaaactccattgtaatcaaggcaagaggcaccaattgtgtggtggcccttgcggggaagttttgttcccggctttgatttgagaagagaagctcactcggtccgagggaccgtttgagagagggaagggttgaaagagacccggcctttgtggcctcctcaacggggagtaggtttgagagaaccgaacctcggtaaaacaaatccgtgtgtcacacttcattatttgcttacgatttgttttgcgccctctctcgcggactcgtttatatttctaacgctaacccggcttgtagttgtgtttatatttgtaaatttcagtttcgccctattcaccccccctctaggcgactatcaattggtatcagagcccggtgcttcattagagcctaaccgctcgaagtgatgtcgggagatcacgccaagaaggagatggagaccggcgaaaagcccactacaagctacgggagcacttcatcggaagagtcccgcaccaaaaggagggagaagaagaagagctcctccaacaaagggaaggagaagaaatcttcttctcaccacaaagagaagaaggaaaaatcttcttcccacaagccgcatcggaaaggcgacaagcacaagaggatgaggaaggtggtctactacgagaccgacacttcatcaacatcgacctccgactccgatgcgccctccgtcacttctaagcgccaagagcgcaagaagtatagtaagatccccctacgctaccctcgcattcctaaacatacacctttactttccgtcccattaggcaaaccaccaacttttaatggtgaggattatgctatgtggagtaatttgatgcgatttcatctaacctctctccacaaaagaatatgggatgttgttgagtatggtgtacaggtaccatcaataggggatgaggactatgacacggacgaagtggcccaaatcgagcacttcaactcccaagccgcaaccatcctccttgcctccctaagcaaggaggaatacaacaaagtacaaggattgaagaacgccaaggaaatttgggacctactcaagacggcgcacgagggtgatgaactcaccaagatcaccaagcgggaaacgatcgagggggagctcggtcgcttccgtcttcgccaaggggaggagccacaagacatgtacaaccggctcaagaccttggtgaaccaagtgcgcaacctcgggagcacaaaatgggatgaccacgaagtggttaaggttattctaagagctcttattttccttaaccccactcaagtacaattaattcgtgggaatcctagatatccactaatgacccccgaggaagttatcgggaattttgtgagttttgaatgtatgattaagggctccaagaagatcaacgagcttgacgagccttccacctccgaggcgcaacctgtggccttcaaggcaacggaggagaagaaggaggagtctacaccaagtagacaaccaattgacgcctccaagctcgacaacgaggagatggccctaatcatcaaaagctttcggcaaattctcaagcaacggaagaggaaggactacaaaccccgttccaagaaggtttgctacaagtgtggtaagcccggtcactttattgcaaaatgtcctatgtctagtgacagtgacaggggcgacgacaagaagggaagaagaaaggagaagaagaagtattacaagaagaagggcggcgatgcccatgtttgtcgggagtgggactccgacgaaagctcaagtgactcctcctccgacgaggacgccgccaacatcgccgtcaccaagggccttctcttccccaacgtcggccacaagtgtctcatggccaaggacggcaaaaagaaggtaaaatcaaggtcctccactaaatatgaaacatctagtgatgaggatgatgataaaaatgaggaggataacttgcgcattctttttgccaaccttaacatggaacaaaaggaaaaattaaatgaactaattagtgccatccatgaaaaggatgatctcttggactcccaagaggacttcctaatcaaggaaaataagaaacatgttaaggttaaaaatgcttacgctctacaagttgaaaaatgtgaaaaattgtctagtgagctaagcacttgccgtgagatgattgacaaccttagaaatgaaaatgctattttaaatgctaaggttgattcacatgtttgtaatgtttcaattcccaatcttagagatgataacgttgacctgcttgctaagattgatgaattgaatgcatctcttgctagccttagattagagaatgaaaatttatttgctaaggctaaaaattttgatgtttgcaatgctactatttccgaccttagaactaagaatgaaatgttgcatgctaaggttgtagaacttaaatcttgcaaactctctacatctaatgtcgagcatgtttctatttgcactagatgtagagatattgatgttaatgctattcttgatcatatggctttaattaaacaacaaaatgatcatatagcaaaattagatgctaaaattgccgagcacaacctagagaatgagaaatttaaatttgctcgtagcatgctttataatgggagacgccctggcattaaggatggcattggcttccaaaggggagacaatgtcaaacttaatgcccctcctaaaaatttgtctaactttgttaagggcaaagctcccatgcctcaggataacgagggttacattttg
This portion of the Zea mays cultivar B73 chromosome 2, Zm-B73-REFERENCE-NAM-5.0, whole genome shotgun sequence genome encodes:
- the LOC100136827 gene encoding phosphoinositide-specific phospholipase C, which gives rise to MGTTYKCCFIFKRRFHTRDAPPPEDVRALFSVHAGGGPHMGADDLRRYLVATGQEEAEVERLLEQIVQGRARVPRLARPLLSLDDFHRYLFSHDLNPPIRHPQVHHDMTRPLSHYFIYTGHNSYLTGNQLSSDCSDTPIIMALERGVRVIELDMWPNSTIDDINIVHGRTLTTPVSLIKCLRSIKKHAFVASPYPVIITLEDHLPSQLQEKVAKMVVEVFGNILYYPPDDTHELKELPSPEQLKGRVLLSTKPPKEYLETKLSDSTKEGDADLHLGKGTGDDAVWGKEVPDFRTEIQSAEKDDENDDVDDEEEQKLQPHIAPQYKHLITIRAGKPKDSLADALKSDPEKVRRLSLSEQQLAKAAKDHATEIVRFTQRNILRIYPKGTRVTSSNYNPFVGWVHGAQMVAFNMQGYGRALWLMHGFYKANGGCGYVKKPDFLMQTEPQVFDPREPQPVKKTLKVKVYMGDGWRMDFKQTHFDQYSPPDFYTRVGIAGVPADSVMKKTNAIEDNWTPVWEKEFSFPLTVPELALLRVEVHEYDMSEKDDFGGQTVLPVSELRPGIRAVALFDRKGMKYNHVKLLMRFEFA